The region TGGTTTGCCTTCTGCCAGCGAGAACAGATACCAGTTGGTGGCACGACTACTGTATGAAAGGCGAAATAAGGCTAATCCGTGGGCGGCTAAAGTTCGGCAATAGCAAGAATAGCGCCCCATTCCCAAGTGCCATAGTGATTTTCCGCCCGAAACCATCGCCAGTTCCTAAACTTAAACGACTAAAGCTTGGCTCCCTGTTCGACGGGATCGCCGCGTTCCCTTTCGCTGCCAGGATGTACGGAATCGAATCTGTCTGGGCAAGCGAGATAGGGCCTTTCCCCATTAAGGTCACATCCTTCTGGTTCCCCGATATGAAGCACCTTGGCGATATAACTAAAGTTAGTGGGTACGACATCGAGCCTGTCGATATCATCACTTTCGGCAGTCCCTGCCAAGACCTCTCCATCGCCGGAGAGCGGAAGGGTCTTGATGGTGAACGTTCCGGCCTGTTCATGGAGGCCATTCGCATTATCCGAGAAATGAGGGAAGCGACGAATGGCGTATATCCAAGAATCATTGTTTGGGAGAATGTCCCCGGAGCCTTTAGCAGTAACAAGGGTAGAGACTTCCAAGCCGTTATCGAGGAAATCCTCGAATGTCCGGTTCCTCTTCCTCGATCTGGACGATGGGAACCAAGCGGAATGGTCGTCCGGAGAGGGCGCTCTCTTGCGTGGAGGGTTCTCGATGCCCAATATTGGGGAGTCCCCCAAAGACGTAAGAGAATCTTTCTTGTCGCAGATTTTGGAGGTCAATCCGCACCCCAAATACTATTTGAGTGGGCAGGCTTGCAGGGGGATTCTGAATCGTGCCAATGCCAGGGGCAAGCAGATACCGGATTTACTCCGCCAAGCTTTGGAGCAACAGGCACAGAACCCATAACCTTTAGCGTGGGCAATCTCGTCCGCCGCGCCGATGCAGACCCCGACGATAGCGGAATCGTGAAGACGCTCCGCAGCGACATGGGCGACCAACATCCCTGTCTGGTGGAGCCGTCCTTACTAGATATATCTAGTACCTACCGAATCTCTTACGCCATGCAGTCATTCGGAGAATACAAGCAATCGGAGCAGGCATCCTCTCTCAAGCAAAGGGACTACAAGGACGCAACCGACCTTGTCTTCGAATGGCACAACCAGGATAGCCGTATCACAGGCCCCATCGATGTCGCCTGCACCCTCAACACCAACGCCAACGGCAGGGAGGGGCATCTGGTAGCCATACCGATTACGGACAAGGCAACTAGATATAAGGGCGGCGGCCCGACCCGCAACAACGATGGCTCTGGCAACGGTCTGGGCATAGGCAAGGATGGCGACCCATCGCCAACCCTCACCGCCAACGATAAGCATTCGGTATTCGACGGCTACTACCGTGTCCGCCGCCTGACTCCTCTGGAGTGTGAAAGATTACAGGGATTCCCAGATGGGTGGACGGACATGGGCAGCGACACCGCCAGGTATAAAGCACTAGGCAATAGCGTGGCAGTACCGTGTGTCCGGTTCCTGATGTGCCAGATACGCCGCTTCCTCGCCATGCCGATTCACTAAATATAGCGGAGGACAACATGGTCTATATTGTGCTGAGTAGCAATGGTATTTACGGCGGCTACACCGACGAGGCCAGAGCCAAAGCCGTGATGGAACGGTTCAACGACGATGAACTGTACATCGCACGGAAGAAGAATCCTGACACGCCGATGTTCCACACCAACATCGTAGACGAATCCTTTGTCTACGTCTACGAGGACGAGATGTTCGTGGAAAAGATTCGGGACGAGAGGTATTACGAAGACCCGAACAAGATGGAGTAGGACGCGGAGCCTCGATGAAACCGAAACTGGAATCGTTGAGGCTCTCCTCTTACTAACTATATAAGTCTTTAATTCTTTATAAAGAAAAATCTTTATAAAGAATTAAAGACTTATGCAACTCAAGGTTTTCATGTTTGCTAGATATATATATTTAGAATTAGGACTTGCCTGCCTGGCTGATCGCAGCAGCTCGATCCGGGGCGAAGGTCAAAAGCCCCAATGCTAAATACATGTATATCGTATCATTTGACACGCCACCAG is a window of Selenomonadales bacterium 4137-cl DNA encoding:
- a CDS encoding DNA N-6-adenine-methyltransferase; protein product: MSTFWMTSGYLNVALVCPKGTEEASFDARRESRKDACMSINQGLFSSATDEWATPQDLFDQLDKEFGFEVDVCALPHNAKCAKYYSPEMDGLSQTWRGVCWMNPPYGRTIGQWVKKAYESSLYGATVVCLLPARTDTSWWHDYCMKGEIRLIRGRLKFGNSKNSAPFPSAIVIFRPKPSPVPKLKRLKLGSLFDGIAAFPFAARMYGIESVWASEIGPFPIKVTSFWFPDMKHLGDITKVSGYDIEPVDIITFGSPCQDLSIAGERKGLDGERSGLFMEAIRIIREMREATNGVYPRIIVWENVPGAFSSNKGRDFQAVIEEILECPVPLPRSGRWEPSGMVVRRGRSLAWRVLDAQYWGVPQRRKRIFLVADFGGQSAPQILFEWAGLQGDSESCQCQGQADTGFTPPSFGATGTEPITFSVGNLVRRADADPDDSGIVKTLRSDMGDQHPCLVEPSLLDISSTYRISYAMQSFGEYKQSEQASSLKQRDYKDATDLVFEWHNQDSRITGPIDVACTLNTNANGREGHLVAIPITDKATRYKGGGPTRNNDGSGNGLGIGKDGDPSPTLTANDKHSVFDGYYRVRRLTPLECERLQGFPDGWTDMGSDTARYKALGNSVAVPCVRFLMCQIRRFLAMPIH